TACAGCAACGCCCGCGAGGCCGCCATCAAGCATGCGATCGCACAAGGAATCAAAGTCATCAATATCTCGGCTGGCGGTACCAAGGATCCACAACTCGCTGAGAACAGCCCGGAAAAAGCGGCGATTGAGGAGGCCCTGCGCCGTGACGTGGTGATCGTGGCTGCGGCGGGTAACGACGGGCTCAGCACGCCGAACTACCCGGCCGCCTACCCCGGGGTGATCGCGGTCACCGCCGTGGACAAGAACGGCAAGCCGTGGGCGGAGACCCAGCACGGCCCGTGGGTGACCGTGGCCGCCCCCGGGGTGGACATCTACGCAGCCGAGCCGGGCGGGAAGTACGACACCGGCAGCGGGACCAGCCAGGCCACCGCGTACGTGTCGGCTACCGTGGCGTTGATCCGGGCGAAGTTCCCGGAGTTGTCGGCGAACCAGGTGATCCACCGGCTGATCAAGACCGCCGACGACTGCGGGCCGCCGGGCAGGGATGACTACTGCGGGTACGGGATGATCAACCCGGTGCGGGCGCTGACCGAGGACGTGGGCGAGTGGCCCCGGGACAAGAACCCCCTCGCGCCCGAGTTGACCGCCGCCCAGCCCACGCAACAGCCACAGGCCAACGACTCGGGTGAGGGCGGCCCCGGGCCAGTGCTGGTGTGGGCGCTGGGCGGCCTGCTCGCCGTCGGGGCGGTCATCCTCGTCGTGGTGCTCCTGGCCCGGCGCGGCAGCGGGCGCGACCAGCCGCCGGGCGGGGGCGGCTGGCCACCCCCCGGGCCGCCCGGGCCGTACGGGCCACCACCCGGCCCGCAGTACCAGCAGGCCGGCGCACCCCCCGGGCCGTGGCCACAGCCCGGCCCACCCCCGCCGCCCGGCTGGCAACCACCCCAACACTGAGAACCCCCGCCCGTGGGCCACGCACCCACCGGAAGTAAGACCAGACCCCCGAGGTGGGGGTGCTGGCCAGGTCGGCCGGGGTGCCGTCCGCTCATGCCGATGAGCGGACGCGGTGTCCGTGTGGGGACCGTCGGCTGAGACGCCTCATGGCGGTGGGCCTTACCCCTGCGGCGGCTTGGCGTTTCAAGCACTGGGCGGCCCCGCGAAAAAAGTTGGTTCGACGTGTCGATGCCGGCCTCGCCGCGGCGCTGGGCACCGGGCTGGCGATCGGCCAGGCCACCGCGCGCCCGAAGCCGGCCCCGCCGTCCGTGAAACCCACGGCGGCCCCGCACATCCAGCCGTCCGCCCAGCGGCTGACCGGCCAGCGCAAGCACCCCGCCCCGAAACGGACCCGGGTGTCGCTGCCGCCGGGGTACGACAGCTGCGACCGCGCCTACGGCGAGCCCGGGCAATGCGTGCCGTGGCGGTTCCCGACCGGCGTCGCGGACCACTGCGCCTGACTGCGCGCACGGCTTCGACCCACTGCCCGTGCACGGCCGCGACCGGCACCGGCTCGACACCAACCGCGACGGCATCGCCTGCGGGCCGGGTGACAACACCGCCCGGTAAGGCATGGGTGTGCGTGAAGGCATGGGTGTGCGTGCCCCCGACACGGCACGCACACCCATCAGGGCCGACGTGCCGATACGCCGAAAAGGCCCGTGGTCAGGGGTTGCGCCGTTGCCGTGGTCACCCCTCGCCGGTACCTTTCCTGATCATACGGACGGTTTGACGGG
The sequence above is a segment of the Carbonactinospora thermoautotrophica genome. Coding sequences within it:
- the mycP gene encoding type VII secretion-associated serine protease mycosin translates to MLLLATSGSATAGVSNQWALQKLRAKEAWKYTQGEGVTVAVLDTGVDATHPDLRGQVVPGKDFHRGTGDGTTDQHGHGTAMASLIAGTGNGSGRVLGLAPRARIYPMVTGTYGSSYSNAREAAIKHAIAQGIKVINISAGGTKDPQLAENSPEKAAIEEALRRDVVIVAAAGNDGLSTPNYPAAYPGVIAVTAVDKNGKPWAETQHGPWVTVAAPGVDIYAAEPGGKYDTGSGTSQATAYVSATVALIRAKFPELSANQVIHRLIKTADDCGPPGRDDYCGYGMINPVRALTEDVGEWPRDKNPLAPELTAAQPTQQPQANDSGEGGPGPVLVWALGGLLAVGAVILVVVLLARRGSGRDQPPGGGGWPPPGPPGPYGPPPGPQYQQAGAPPGPWPQPGPPPPPGWQPPQH